GCCTGTCAGTTTTGGAAGTGATCTTCTGGACAAGGATGAAACTGGCCTTCATCGCTCCGCATGAGAGCTCAATTCAATACTAGAGAACTCAACTGGGATGTGTGCCCTTAAATCAGGGCCTTTTtgtacataatttttttttatgaatggGCAGTAGGTCTGCCTCttcctcaaaaagaaaaggaaaaaaaaagaacgatAGTCTATATGAAATaaccaaaaccaaatatgTAATGCCTGATCGAAAATAATGAAAATCAAATTATGCAAAAAGACAGCAATTGAAATATTGAATAACACATATGTTCTCAGCTAACGACGTTTTTTTGTAACAAACCAAGTACAACTGCCAGCCTTGCTCTTGCTTACTAATTTGAGATCGTTCCATAATATTAAGTTATTAACTCGCTAAGCTCAAGAAACACTGCACTCAAAAGCACTGACATGAACAGAAGGTATCATGTGTCAGGTGGACCGTTGGTACCCATTATCACTTCATGACTAAAAGCCAATGTGCTATTCAACTTTTGTAGTATGCAAGAGATACAGTACTAGCGCGAGCACATGCACAAGTAATTTTAGAGCATGAAAAGTGTAGCTATAAAGTAACACCAAGCCCACATTTAGTAACAGCAGTTCCCAGCAACATGTCCAAGTAATCACAATTATAAGATCAGTTTAATGACATCTGATTGCATGCCACTCTTAATACATATAGCTAGAgggagaaacaaaataaattatactCAACATTAGCCAGAAATTTTTATGTTTAGATATGTCTGAGAAAACAATGGCCACAACAATTTACCAAAAAGCATTCTTCAGCTGTATGCAGGACTATAAGGACCAGCGATCTTGACGGGCATAATGGTGGCGTAAAATTGTATACTAATGCTGGAGGATGAATACACACAAATCTAACGCCAGCATAATCACATACACCACAGGACATAAATTTCGATTAAACTAGTATACTACATGAATAAAGTGAAGCCATCGAGCTTCAAGTGTCCTAATCTACTAGCCGTTTCCAGAAGAACAAGCAGTAAAAATGCAAATGAGGTGTCCACTGATCAAACCTAACACACTTATCATCGATGCAGAGCAAAACTTGGCACAACACACTTATCATCGATGCAGAACAAAAATTGAATGGATGCTTTTAAAATGGCGAACTGGATGTTGGGCAGCAATAATGCCCATGAGATCTTGGTAATCACTGGGCTTAAAAAAACATACTTTTAACAATTCACAACTCACACAGCATCTCCCGtcgtttccaaaaaaaaaaaacaagtaaaaACACCAATGTCCAACCGTCTGAATAGCAGTCATATCCGATCTAGATACAGTATGCCAGGCGAGCACAGATTAATTCCGAGGATGTCAGCAGGGCTTTAACTAATCACCGGAcgaattattaaaaaaaaactcatacCTAAAGAAACCCCAGTTGTGAAGATCGCAGACGGGGGGTCGAGACGGCAGGCGACGCGATGAACGTACGGCGTcagcggcaggcggcggcggcgctccgcgGGAGCTCtagggcgcggcggcggtggactGGAGCAGATATTTTAGAGAGGGAACCGCATTGGGTCGGCGGATTGGAGGAGCTCGGGTAGGtcagggctcaggggagagggaggggaagaGGAAAGACAGCTACCGGTGCGGGGCGGTGGAGAGGAAaccgtggaggaggagatggggaggATGGATGGAAGAGCCTGGGcatattgttttgttttctgtgtAGTTGTAATCggaataataaataaataaacaaaaggAATTTAGGTGTATCTGTGGGCATATATGATGTCAGACTGTCAgtcttttttgttcttttggaGAAGATGCCACCTGGattcttttgatttttttggcTGGATAATGACCTGTTTGAATTGGGGTCGATGTGTGGCAAAAAAAGAATCTAGTTCTGTACAAGACGCGTCAGTCATCTTTTAGTCACATGTTTCTAATGAGTTCTAATCGTCAGAATTTTTAGAAGCATAGAAGAATTAATCATTAATTGCTACAGATGGATGTAACTTATTGTACTATACAAATTTTTTGGAGGAATGCAATTATGAATGGCTAGAGATAGCTGACCGAAAAACATGACCATCTATGGCCCCGATGCACAATATAAAAAAAGTACTACGGAGTAGCAGAACACTCTGAACTGTAATATTATTCACCtgacttccttttttttcaagcTCGCAATTAGTGGTATATATTTtcccgattctaaattcttgtttcaaatttgtctaaatatgaatgtatctattcttaaaaggcTTCTGAATGCATGTaatatcggagggagtagtatttttcccatgttataaaaaaaaatatgcacaCTTTTTACAAAAGAAAACTTTGAAGTGACGATAATGATGCCGTGTGTGTCTGGCTCACATGTTACTTTCGCATATACCATGCATCGGCCACGCTACCCGGAATTTCGAAATCGCGCACCGAGAAACGAGAAGGAACGGATTAACTAAACTACAGCACCTGCCTAAAATAACCGCGTCTCAACCAAGATCCAACACAAAAGAAAACCACGCTTGACTCACGTTCACGGGAATTCGAAAAAGGGCACTGATGCGAATTCGCAGCAGACTAGTAACTACAGAAGTACGGAGTCACATGTAaagaagtacggagtactgtGTACGACAACGCAACGCTAGCTCTCGTGCGACCGTATACTACCGTTCGTTGTTCTCCAGATCTGAATTTACATACACCCAAAACCAAAATTAAAAACCAAACACAAGCAACCGCTTCAACAGTTCAACACCATCTGCCCAAATATCACCAAACAACACTGCATAGTAAGATTAAACGAATGCCGCGTCAATTAATCGAACCACTCATGCAACACCCACAAAACCCAAAACGTAGGAAGAAAAGTAATTACGGATCGTACGACGCACGGACATGCCcaacaaaaaattgttggaaaAAATCGACCTGCAATAGCATTAGTAGTACCGGATCTCGCCAAGATTGGATGGATACAGTACAGATATAATAGACAGATCCAGAGGAAACATTTGAATCGGAAAGGAAAATCACACGGTACCTTCAAAGGCGGTGATCTTGCTTTGTTGCCCGGCAGAGAGAACGGGAGAGGGGCTGTTCGAGGCCGGGAGGGGTTTGGAAGAGTTTAAGGAGAGGAGCGCGACCGAGGACTGAGAGAGGCGGACCACACGGAAGTACACAGGTTTACAGCTACAGCAGCGGCCAGGTCACACAGCTGGAAGGAAAGGAAGCCTTTGCACAGCGTCACGCGACGCGCCTGCCTCGTGATAGTTAAAATCAGTGGCTATGTGTGTCTATCTATAACCCCAACCTGAATCGGTGTTTATAGGGAGTAGTACTTATCTATCCGCCTCTATATCGAACCACGTACTAATACACATTGTGCCGTGCCACGTTCATTTAATCTGCCAGCCAAGAAACAAAGCCTTTTTCTATTCCTTCTCTCGCACACACATACGTAGTGAAAGCTGCACGAGCGTCCGTTTCTCTTTCGCTTTGCATATGTGTAGTCACCGGCGCCGTGTGATTCCAGACCCGAGAGGCCGTAGGGTAACCGGTGTTGTGGCTTTCTTTCATTCAAGAAATGGTGACGAAGGTATTGGAGTGTTgggccttttgttttttccaaATGTCGTGTGGTTGATTAGGCTAATTTACCATTTACCCCTCATTTTACGCCCGGAATTTCGCCTATGTATGCTTGATTTTTCCAATTGGAGCTGGTTTAAACATTTGGAAGCCAGACAACACAACAAAAACGGTGGCTTCAGATGAACACGTGTCTCTGTAGATGGTAGAATTTAGCCATATGATTTGGATTCAATTCTCAAACTCGTTTCCCATTTGTCTTGGCACGGGACTAGCTGGGCCTTGGGCTTCATGCTTTCGTCTTGGACCAGGCTTGCCTTGTTTCACTCAAACAGGCATGGCCCGGCCTGTAGAGTTCAAAATTTCCAAATACCACGAAATTTCCAGAATACTTTCCAAAGCGGCAAAGTTTTCAAATTCAAACGACTGGGTACACCAAAAAAGCCTTGTAACAAGAGCGCAAGGCATTAACCATCTACCTGGCTGTTTAATTAACCCTGGATACATTCCACATCGACAAGAGCAACTGCAGATCACTAAATAAGATAAGCACATGGAAATTCAATACCCAAAGGCTACGGTATTACAACATAAAGCCTACAGAACATTTTCtctttcaaacaaaaaaagagaaagccTAAGGAACATTAGCTAGTTTCAAAGCAAGTTCCATTTGCTTGGGGAGGTCGGTCAATAACACAATCAAAATGTAGTCAACTCAAAACACCTCGTGGACCGCCATACCCCAAATCAAAACATGGCAACATACATAGTTCTGCATCTGAACACACAGCTCACGAGATCACATCCTGTCCTCCCTCCTGCGCGGCGCGCAGGTTATGATCTCGTCGACCCTGAGAATCATCTCAGCAGCCTCGGTTGCCGACAGGATAATGGCTTGCTTCACCTTGAACGCTTCGCATATCCCCCGCTTTTGCATGTCTCCTACCTGCAGAACAACAAAACCATAGTGCTCAGTTTCAAACCTGAGTAAAGTTCAATACAAATTCTAATTACTTCCAAGAACTTACGTTGCCTGTGATGACATCAATTCCAGCAGTACTGTTCTCTTTGTGGTGCTCAGCTCGGAGCTGGGAGATCAGCTCAGCACTATCCAGACCAGCATTGTCAGCTATGATTGTTGGGATGGCTTGCAGGGCACGCGAAAAAGCATCGATAGCATGAGATTTCTTGCCAGGTGTCTTCCGTGCAAGTTGATCCACTTCTttcgccatcaccatctcagGCCATCCACCACCAAATAAGACACGGGTGTCATTTACTGTCTGGGAAAGCACACATAAGGCATCATGCAAGGACCTCTCAGCCTCATCAAGCACATGCTCACTGTAGACAAAAGAACACATCAATGAGTGGAAAAGAATCAAATGCCCGAAAATAATACAGTGGGATACTGCATGATAAGTAGCTAGCACAACAAGACATACCTTGCTCCTCTCAAGACAATGGTGCAAGCTTGCCCCATTGCAACCCCGGAGAAATGAATTAGTCTGTCCTCACCGATCATAATCTCTTCAATGAGCTTGCAGTGCCCAAGCTTAACAGACTCTGGGTTGTCAAAAGTGGACGCAATATCACCGCCAGTGACAAGAGCAAGCCGTTCAATGCCTTCAAAGTCAGCATGCTCGACTGCGAGTATGCCAGCATCAGCAAAAAGTTCTTCAGGGAAGTTATAGATTAACTGCCTGTTGACAAAGCAGTTGATTCCGTGAGCAATGATTTTTTGCACTTTCTCTCTCATTTTCTGCTTTTCAGCAGCTTCGATATCTGCAACCTTAGTCATTGAATCcacccggacgcgtgccccatAAATCTTGACTTTATCTGTGTCCATAGCAGTGTTTGCAACCAAAATATTAGCGTTTTCAATTCGCTTTGGTTGCCCAAGGCCAATCTTCTTGTCAAGAATGAACCTACAAAACAGAATCAGAACATTAAACTGAGAACAGTATTATGATCATGGTTGTCTGCCTGGAAATGGTATACAAATGATTTAATGTAGGCCGAGTATTCACACAGGGGCATGCAGCGTTAGTTGATCTACTTAGAAAACACCTTATTATGATCTAATCGTCTAAAGATAGTAATAAAAAGATTAAGTTTGGATACGAAAGAACAAATTCCCTACAATATAGTTTGCGAAAGAACATACCCTTCATCCAAAAAGGAATCCTTAAGAGAACCTCCAGGTTTCTTGAGAATTTGGATTGATTCCAAGTTAGTGCTACCCTGCCACCAGTGACAAGTGCAGAGGATATCAGATCAATGTTTAAACAATAACAAGTAACAAAGCCACTGAGTAACTGTGCACTAGAAAAACTATATatccaacaaaaagaaaagatatatGATTGCATACTTCCAACCAACCATTTTGATTTTTTCATACCTTAAGCCTTAGGACAGCATCAACTGCAAGTTCAGCAAAGTACTCCTTGTCCTGTGAGAGAATCTTTGAACTAAGGGTGGTCATAGCAATGTTCATGAGATCAGATCTGAACTTATCTGCAGCACAAATGGAGGTTGATCCTCGATAAATTATAAGGAGTGAAAGTGAAATTATACATTTGACTGAAAATTTCACCTAACTAACACAACTATATGCCCCGGAAAAAACCCAACACAGGCAGCTCTCAATGGTACCAGATCATATTTGCTAGTACCACAGGAAGTGAGGTTTGGAGGATTTAAAAAAGGCAAAATGGATATCCATGCCAACTTGCCCAGGACTTACACAATCTAACATAGTGCTCCATGTCATATTACTAATAAAAGATGTTTACCATATTGCAGAAGTTCAAATATAGCTATACATATGAGAAAGTAACTAAATAAGTCACCTGTATTTCCTTTGTTGTCCATGGTCCTTTGTAGCAAAGCATTTCTGGCACACTCAGCAGCCATTCTGTAACCTGGTTCACAAAGAAATGAAGCATTAGATATGCTCAATTATAACAAAAAGATTGGTTCCAGCTCTGTAAATAGCTCCATGATGTGTTATCATCTCCACAAAAACTGGCAAACTAAATGACATTAGaaataaaaacacaaacaggaaaaagaagagaaaataaacataacTTATAGTTGCTCATCACCAACATAAGTAGTCttatttgaaaaataaaatctgaCTGTTACCTGAACTGAGGAAGATGCTTTTTAACCAAGGTTTAAGCattaaaaaactaaaagttaTACAAGCATAAAGGCGATTTCTACAATTCAAATATCCAAATGATCTGCACAATTTGTTATTCAATCATTACTTAACAAAGATTCACTTAAATGTCTGattatctactccctctgtcccatattaagtgccgaaatattacatgtatctagacgctttttaggtatagatacatccatatttggacaaatttgagtcccttaatatgggacggagggagtacatgatttgTCATTGGATCATTACCCAACCAAGAATCACTTACATGCAGTGAAGTGTCAATTAAGAGTTACACAATACTCAAATGTTACGATAACATATTGAACAATTGATGTTAAAAATGACGAGTACCTGCAATAATAGTCATTGGATGAATTTTCATGTTGACCAACTTTTCGGCCTCCCTCAAAAGTTCTCCAGCCAAAACGACAACAGAAGTTGTTCCATCACCAACTTCATCATCTTGAACTTTCGAGATGTCTAATATACTCATTAAGGATTGAATTTTCTTTCTATTAGGCAGAACATTAATAGGCCGTAAAAATTAAGTGGGGTCAGGAGAAGATATAAGACGCATATATTGCCAGATCAAGAAACAATAATCACCTTAGCGTGAAAATCATCAATGAATAGATTCAAAGAAAAGGATACCAACTAGGACCTTCGCAGCAGGGTTGTCAATATGAAGAGATTTCAAAATAGTAGCACCATCATTTGTAACAGTAACACTCCGCCCTCTGCCAGTTGATTGAAGGATCTTGTCCTGAACATAAATAAGGAAACAGGTAACTGTTATGGAAAATACACTAGCATTCAGATGAATGCCATCTTTCATCCAAATTCATCTAAAAACACACTAGCAAAATCATCTACTTGAAGCACTTATGGACGTACCATTCCTTTTGGTCCCAATGTGGTCTTGACTAAGTCCGCGATTGCCATGGCACCAACAAAAGATGCCTGTGAAGAGATGAAATCCATGGACGTGATATACAAGAAACACGTAtataaccaaaaaaaaaaggtcaatTCCCAAATCATAACTTTTACAGTCTACGTGACAGTGTAGATCAGTGCCATGAACTCTTTCATTGCACAATATTTTTGCATAAGTTAACCAAACTACAACACACCCTCATCACAGAAGAATCAAGCTCATTGCACGCTCTAAGTTGTAAAAGCACAAGCTAATAAAGGCTTCCTAATTTGGGTACTTCCCCAACTATCCGTTACAAGCTGGGAAACCAG
The Brachypodium distachyon strain Bd21 chromosome 2, Brachypodium_distachyon_v3.0, whole genome shotgun sequence genome window above contains:
- the LOC100821102 gene encoding T-complex protein 1 subunit beta isoform X2 — protein: MIFTLRKKIQSLMSILDISKVQDDEVGDGTTSVVVLAGELLREAEKLVNMKIHPMTIIAGYRMAAECARNALLQRTMDNKGNTDKFRSDLMNIAMTTLSSKILSQDKEYFAELAVDAVLRLKGSTNLESIQILKKPGGSLKDSFLDEGFILDKKIGLGQPKRIENANILVANTAMDTDKVKIYGARVRVDSMTKVADIEAAEKQKMREKVQKIIAHGINCFVNRQLIYNFPEELFADAGILAVEHADFEGIERLALVTGGDIASTFDNPESVKLGHCKLIEEIMIGEDRLIHFSGVAMGQACTIVLRGASEHVLDEAERSLHDALCVLSQTVNDTRVLFGGGWPEMVMAKEVDQLARKTPGKKSHAIDAFSRALQAIPTIIADNAGLDSAELISQLRAEHHKENSTAGIDVITGNVGDMQKRGICEAFKVKQAIILSATEAAEMILRVDEIITCAPRRREDRM
- the LOC100821102 gene encoding T-complex protein 1 subunit beta isoform X1, which produces MERVMKDDTIQEKGERARMASFVGAMAIADLVKTTLGPKGMDKILQSTGRGRSVTVTNDGATILKSLHIDNPAAKVLVDISKVQDDEVGDGTTSVVVLAGELLREAEKLVNMKIHPMTIIAGYRMAAECARNALLQRTMDNKGNTDKFRSDLMNIAMTTLSSKILSQDKEYFAELAVDAVLRLKGSTNLESIQILKKPGGSLKDSFLDEGFILDKKIGLGQPKRIENANILVANTAMDTDKVKIYGARVRVDSMTKVADIEAAEKQKMREKVQKIIAHGINCFVNRQLIYNFPEELFADAGILAVEHADFEGIERLALVTGGDIASTFDNPESVKLGHCKLIEEIMIGEDRLIHFSGVAMGQACTIVLRGASEHVLDEAERSLHDALCVLSQTVNDTRVLFGGGWPEMVMAKEVDQLARKTPGKKSHAIDAFSRALQAIPTIIADNAGLDSAELISQLRAEHHKENSTAGIDVITGNVGDMQKRGICEAFKVKQAIILSATEAAEMILRVDEIITCAPRRREDRM